DNA from Krasilnikovia cinnamomea:
AGGGCATGGTCATCGATAAGCGCACATGCTGTGCGCCAACCCACCCCCGACTCGGGCCCGGGTGACCCCCAACCGGCACACTGGCGGCATGAACGAGTGCACCGAGCGCAGCGAGGGCCGCGAGGGCATGCCCGGTCTGCTCAGCATGAACGAGTGCACCGAGCGCAGCGAGGGCCGCGAGGGCATGCTGGCTGGTGCCGCGTGAGTGCCGACCATTACTTCAGTGCCGACCCGGCGGCGCCGGCGCGGCACGGGACGGTGGAGTTCAGCGTCGGGGGGCGCGACTACGCGCTCGCCGTGGCGTCGGGTGTGTTCTCCGCGGGGCGGCTCGACCCGGGCACCGCCGTACTGTTGCGCAAGGGTGTGCTGCCCACGGCCGCGACCTCGGGCACCCTGCTCGACCTCGGCTGCGGTTACGGACCGATCGCCTGCGTGCTGGCCAGCGAGGCCCCGGCCGCGACGGTCTACGCCGTCGACGTCAACGCCCGCGCCCGCGAACTGGCGGCGGCCAACGCGGACACCCTCGGCCTGGCGGACCGCCTGCGGGTGGCCGCGCCCGACGGCGTCCCCGCGGCGGTGACGTTCGACGAGATCTGGAGCAATCCGCCCACCCACGTCGGCAAGGCGGAGTTGCACGCGATGCTGGAGCGCTGGCTGCCCCGCCTCACGCCGGACGGTGTGGCCTGGCTGGTGATCAACAAGAACCTCGGCGGGGACTCGTTGCACGCGTGGCTGGTCGGGCTCGGCTGGGAGGTCGCCCGGATCGCCAGCCAGCGCGGCTTCCGGGTGCTGCGGGTGGCCCGGAAAACCGCCTGACGTCGCGCCCCGCAGCGGGCAGGATGCGCTCGTGGGCTACGTCGATGTCGCCGGTGCGGGGTTCGTGCTCCCGGACGGCCGGGAGCTGTTCGCCGATGTGTCGTTCCGGGTCGGTGAGGGCGCCAAGGTCGCCCTG
Protein-coding regions in this window:
- a CDS encoding class I SAM-dependent methyltransferase, with product MSADHYFSADPAAPARHGTVEFSVGGRDYALAVASGVFSAGRLDPGTAVLLRKGVLPTAATSGTLLDLGCGYGPIACVLASEAPAATVYAVDVNARARELAAANADTLGLADRLRVAAPDGVPAAVTFDEIWSNPPTHVGKAELHAMLERWLPRLTPDGVAWLVINKNLGGDSLHAWLVGLGWEVARIASQRGFRVLRVARKTA